Proteins encoded together in one Candidatus Uhrbacteria bacterium CG10_big_fil_rev_8_21_14_0_10_50_16 window:
- a CDS encoding 50S ribosomal protein L20, translated as MPRVTRGTQHTKRRRNLLEKTKGMKWGRKSKIRLAKTAALKAGAYAYRDRRTKKRDFRKLWTIKINAGARALGTTYSRLISALSKKNIELDRKSLAYLAEHQPEAFKSVVEASK; from the coding sequence ATGCCACGCGTTACACGAGGAACACAACATACCAAGCGCCGCCGCAACCTTTTGGAGAAAACAAAGGGAATGAAGTGGGGTCGCAAGAGCAAGATTCGTCTTGCCAAGACCGCTGCACTTAAGGCTGGTGCTTACGCTTACCGTGATCGCCGCACCAAAAAGCGTGATTTCCGCAAACTCTGGACCATTAAGATAAATGCCGGAGCCCGCGCCCTTGGAACCACGTACAGCCGATTGATTAGTGCTTTGAGCAAAAAGAACATCGAGTTGGACCGCAAGTCCCTCGCCTACTTAGCCGAGCATCAGCCAG
- a CDS encoding translation initiation factor IF-3, with amino-acid sequence MRIHRRRKRGQEAKKAVVPEYQANEQIQADQLFLISDQGEQIGLIDRSEAQRLAEEREVDLVIVSPKANPPVARLMNYGQFRYQKEKEARKQKAQSKQTEVKAVRLTARIGQHDLDVRMKRALEFLKRGDKLKLEMVLRGREKAYVDRGKEIMEQFIAQITSVHLLELQTIQEFKNTNGRLTIIVGLK; translated from the coding sequence ATGCGCATTCACCGACGACGAAAACGCGGACAAGAGGCCAAGAAGGCCGTCGTACCCGAGTACCAAGCCAATGAGCAGATCCAAGCGGATCAGCTATTTTTAATCTCAGATCAAGGTGAACAAATTGGATTAATCGATCGGTCCGAAGCACAACGACTCGCCGAAGAACGAGAAGTCGACCTCGTGATTGTGTCGCCAAAGGCCAACCCGCCCGTGGCACGTCTCATGAACTACGGTCAGTTCCGTTATCAAAAAGAGAAGGAGGCCCGCAAACAAAAAGCACAGAGCAAGCAAACAGAGGTCAAGGCGGTACGACTCACCGCGCGTATTGGACAGCATGACCTGGATGTTCGTATGAAGCGGGCACTCGAATTCCTCAAGCGAGGAGATAAGCTCAAGCTAGAAATGGTGCTCCGAGGCCGCGAAAAAGCCTACGTGGATCGAGGCAAAGAGATCATGGAGCAATTTATTGCCCAAATCACCTCCGTACACCTTTTAGAGCTCCAAACCATCCAGGAGTTTAAGAACACCAATGGACGCTTGACAATCATCGTCGGTTTGAAGTAG